A window of Mycolicibacterium fluoranthenivorans contains these coding sequences:
- a CDS encoding tetratricopeptide repeat protein, protein MSTAIEPYYDLGTYHRQVDSPEPEAQVWFDRGMVWAYAFNHEEAVHCFERALALDPELAIARWGIAYAVGPNYNKAWEAFDPVDLATSLDRARAELARAGTARASTVERALIDALAVRFPTDDPQDTEALAAGHDAYADAMARVAAEHPGDIDVAALAADALLNVTAWALWDSATGDPAPGSRVLEATRILGDALTTPAGRAHPGVLHLYLHACEMSAHPEDALPAADLLRGLVPDAGHLQHMPSHIDVLCGDYRASIVANQAAVRADRRFVQREGPLNFYSLYRAHDLHFVVYSAMFEGQSRVALDAADELSGQLTPELLAIESPPMADWLEAFVPLRVHVLVRFGRWDELIATALPEDPRLYCTTTATIHYGRGVAHAAKGQLAQAYAEREALAAAYAGIPETRYLFNNTSRDILAIAVAMLDGEISYREGHFDEAFAHLRTAIALDDALPYDEPWGWMQPTRHAYGALLLEQGRVEEAAAAYAADLGLDDTLRRSCQHPGNVWSLHGYHECLQRLGRDAEATIIGRQLDLARARTDVPVNASCACRLGAVTSEEDCCR, encoded by the coding sequence ATGAGCACAGCCATCGAGCCGTACTACGACCTGGGGACCTACCACCGGCAGGTCGACTCCCCCGAACCGGAAGCCCAGGTGTGGTTCGACCGCGGCATGGTCTGGGCCTACGCGTTCAACCACGAGGAAGCCGTGCACTGTTTCGAGCGGGCGCTGGCACTCGATCCCGAGCTGGCCATCGCCCGCTGGGGCATCGCCTACGCGGTCGGCCCCAACTACAACAAGGCCTGGGAGGCTTTCGACCCGGTCGATCTGGCCACCTCGTTGGACCGGGCCCGCGCCGAGCTCGCCCGTGCCGGCACCGCCCGCGCCTCCACGGTGGAACGCGCCCTGATCGACGCGCTGGCCGTGCGCTTCCCCACCGACGATCCGCAGGACACCGAGGCGCTGGCGGCCGGCCACGACGCCTACGCCGATGCGATGGCCCGCGTCGCCGCGGAGCACCCCGGCGATATCGACGTCGCGGCGCTGGCGGCCGACGCACTGCTCAACGTCACCGCATGGGCGCTGTGGGACAGCGCAACCGGAGATCCGGCACCGGGCTCGCGGGTACTGGAGGCCACCCGAATCCTGGGCGATGCCCTGACCACACCGGCCGGACGGGCCCATCCGGGCGTGCTGCACCTCTACCTGCACGCGTGCGAGATGTCGGCGCACCCCGAGGACGCGCTGCCCGCCGCCGATCTGCTGCGCGGTCTGGTGCCCGACGCCGGCCACCTGCAACACATGCCGAGTCACATCGACGTGCTGTGCGGTGACTACCGCGCCTCGATCGTGGCCAACCAGGCCGCGGTGCGGGCCGACCGGCGCTTCGTGCAGCGCGAGGGCCCGCTGAACTTCTACTCCCTGTACCGGGCGCACGACCTGCATTTCGTCGTGTACTCGGCGATGTTCGAGGGGCAGTCCCGGGTGGCTCTCGATGCGGCCGACGAACTGTCGGGTCAGCTGACCCCGGAGCTGCTGGCCATCGAATCCCCGCCGATGGCCGACTGGCTGGAGGCGTTCGTGCCGCTGCGCGTCCACGTACTGGTCCGGTTCGGACGCTGGGACGAACTGATCGCCACCGCACTGCCCGAGGACCCGCGGCTCTACTGCACCACCACGGCCACCATCCACTACGGCCGCGGTGTCGCGCACGCCGCCAAGGGGCAGCTCGCCCAGGCGTATGCCGAACGCGAGGCACTGGCCGCCGCGTACGCCGGCATCCCGGAGACGCGCTATCTGTTCAACAACACCAGCCGCGACATCCTGGCCATCGCCGTGGCCATGCTGGACGGCGAAATCTCCTACCGCGAAGGGCATTTCGACGAGGCCTTCGCGCACCTGAGGACGGCGATCGCCCTCGACGACGCCCTGCCCTACGACGAACCGTGGGGCTGGATGCAGCCGACCCGGCACGCCTACGGCGCCTTACTGCTGGAGCAGGGCCGTGTCGAGGAAGCGGCCGCGGCGTATGCGGCCGATCTGGGATTGGACGACACCCTGCGCCGGTCCTGCCAGCATCCCGGCAACGTGTGGAGCCTGCACGGCTACCACGAATGCCTGCAGCGACTGGGCCGTGACGCCGAAGCCACGATCATCGGACGCCAGCTCGACCTGGCGCGGGCGCGCACCGATGTCCCGGTTAACGCGTCGTGTGCATGCCGTCTCGGTGCGGTAACAAGTGAGGAAGACTGCTGCCGCTGA